From Candidatus Limnocylindrales bacterium, the proteins below share one genomic window:
- the glgP gene encoding alpha-glucan family phosphorylase, whose protein sequence is MNNQRSIAYFSMEIGLEAGIPTYSGGLGVLAGDTIRAAADLNVPMVAVTLLHRKGYFYQRLDANGWQREEPVEWVVEDFLEEMPQRTSVTLEGRTVQLRSWRYEVNGIGGFKVPVYFLDTDLPENSEWDRTLTHFLYGGDQHYRLCQEVILGIGGVRMLRALGYKNIERFHMNEGHASLLTLELLDEEVKKAGRKSITHEDIEAVRAKCVFTTHTPVPAGHDKFPLKLVDQVLGRREVFDMDMKEIFCCDDLLNMTYLALNLSHYINGVAKKHAEVSKLMFAGYTIDAITNGVHLATWAAKPFQELYDRYIPGWRQDNFSLRYALSIPKQEIWEAHTRAKKRLIFYVNRETNIGMDVDVLTVGFARRATLYKRGDLLFQDIERLKSISSRTGLFQVIYAGKAHPQDQGGKELIRRIFQAKEALRRDVKVVYLENYDMELAKMMTSGVDLWLNTPQPPLEASGTSGMKAAINGIPSLSVLDGWWIEGHIEGITGWSIGENGRGMGESSDRSQDASSLYDKLERVIIPLFYHDRDRFLDVMRHSIALNGSFFNTHRMMQEYVLKAYFR, encoded by the coding sequence ATGAACAACCAGAGATCCATTGCATATTTTTCCATGGAGATAGGGCTTGAAGCCGGTATACCCACTTACAGTGGAGGGCTGGGTGTACTGGCGGGGGATACCATTCGTGCTGCAGCGGATCTCAATGTGCCCATGGTTGCAGTCACACTTCTCCATCGGAAGGGCTATTTTTATCAGAGGCTTGATGCAAATGGCTGGCAAAGAGAAGAACCCGTGGAGTGGGTCGTCGAAGATTTTTTAGAAGAGATGCCTCAGAGAACTTCCGTGACCTTAGAAGGACGAACTGTTCAACTTCGCTCCTGGAGATATGAGGTTAATGGCATTGGGGGCTTCAAAGTTCCTGTTTATTTTCTGGATACAGATTTACCGGAAAATTCTGAATGGGACAGAACTTTAACCCATTTTCTTTATGGAGGGGATCAGCACTATCGACTTTGTCAAGAAGTAATTCTTGGAATTGGGGGTGTGAGAATGCTTCGTGCTCTGGGTTATAAAAACATTGAGCGCTTTCATATGAACGAAGGCCATGCAAGCTTGCTAACCCTGGAGCTTTTAGATGAGGAAGTAAAGAAAGCCGGCAGAAAATCAATCACCCACGAGGATATTGAAGCAGTGAGGGCAAAATGTGTGTTTACTACTCATACCCCTGTTCCTGCCGGGCACGATAAGTTCCCCCTGAAGTTAGTCGACCAGGTCCTTGGGCGTCGAGAGGTTTTTGACATGGACATGAAAGAGATTTTCTGTTGCGATGATCTTCTCAATATGACTTACCTGGCCCTTAATCTGAGTCATTATATCAATGGGGTTGCAAAGAAACACGCAGAGGTTTCAAAATTGATGTTTGCCGGTTATACCATTGATGCCATTACCAATGGAGTTCACCTAGCTACCTGGGCGGCAAAACCTTTCCAGGAACTCTATGACCGCTATATTCCGGGTTGGAGACAGGACAACTTTAGCCTCAGGTATGCTCTGAGCATCCCCAAGCAGGAAATATGGGAAGCCCATACCCGAGCGAAGAAGCGGTTGATTTTCTATGTGAACCGGGAAACCAATATTGGAATGGATGTGGATGTTTTAACCGTTGGTTTTGCAAGGCGTGCTACCCTGTACAAAAGGGGGGATCTTCTCTTTCAAGATATTGAACGGCTTAAAAGCATTTCATCAAGGACCGGATTGTTTCAAGTAATTTATGCCGGAAAAGCCCATCCTCAGGACCAAGGTGGCAAGGAGCTTATCCGACGAATTTTTCAAGCTAAAGAAGCGCTCCGGAGAGATGTCAAGGTTGTTTACCTTGAAAATTATGATATGGAGCTCGCTAAAATGATGACCTCAGGGGTCGACCTGTGGCTTAATACCCCCCAACCTCCCCTTGAAGCTTCGGGAACAAGTGGAATGAAAGCAGCAATCAATGGGATCCCAAGCCTCAGTGTTCTGGATGGATGGTGGATTGAAGGTCACATTGAGGGAATAACAGGATGGTCCATTGGAGAAAATGGACGGGGAATGGGGGAAAGCAGTGATCGATCCCAGGACGCTTCCTCCCTTTATGACAAATTAGAGCGAGTAATTATTCCCCTCTTTTACCATGATCGGGATCGCTTTTTAGATGTCATGCGCCATTCCATAGCCCTTAATGGTTCTTTCTTTAATACCCATCGAATGATGCAGGAGTATGTTTTGAAGGCTTATTTTCGTTAA
- a CDS encoding thymidine phosphorylase family protein, translating to MGGISHTDRTRSLRLRRLGIDTYQEAVIYMHRDCYVCRSEGFEAQARVQVDHSNRSIIATLNVVTTDLLALDEVGLSEAAWRLLGAQEGDQVVLSHPAPVESLSHVRAKVYGKRLDRMAMKTIVYDIVAGRYSDVHLSAFITACSGDRLDHQEMIALTRAMIEAGERLDWGHTPVMDKHSVGGLPGNRTTLLVVPIIAACGLIIPKTSSRAITSPAGTADTMETLAPVNLDTAGIRRVVEREGGCIVWGGALRLSPADDILIRVERSLDLDSEGQLVASVLSKKAAAGSTHVVLDMPVGPTAKVRTSEAAKTLSNHLVEVGREVGLEVRVIFTDGSQPVGRRIGPALEARDVLSVLRGERDAPQDLRERALLLAGHILELSSRVPSGQGQKVAQEVLNNGRAWRKFQAICEAQGGMREPPCATHTHVVTAPYGGRIIGIDNRRLARIAKLAGAPDAPAAGLELHARLGSIIEKGQPLFTVHAETPGELAYALDYVKANPNIFHMEASV from the coding sequence ATGGGGGGTATTTCCCATACCGATAGAACCCGTTCCTTGCGGTTACGCCGGCTGGGTATCGATACCTATCAAGAAGCGGTTATTTATATGCATCGCGATTGCTATGTGTGCCGCTCGGAAGGCTTTGAAGCACAGGCCCGTGTACAGGTTGATCATAGTAATCGCTCGATTATCGCCACACTCAATGTTGTTACCACCGATCTGTTAGCATTGGATGAGGTTGGTCTGTCGGAGGCGGCATGGCGCCTTCTAGGAGCGCAGGAAGGGGATCAGGTTGTGCTATCTCATCCAGCACCGGTAGAATCCCTCAGCCATGTACGTGCCAAGGTCTATGGAAAACGGCTTGATAGGATGGCTATGAAAACTATCGTATATGACATTGTGGCCGGCCGCTATTCGGATGTTCACCTCTCTGCATTCATTACTGCCTGTTCTGGGGATCGTCTGGATCATCAGGAGATGATAGCCCTTACGCGGGCGATGATTGAAGCGGGGGAACGACTCGATTGGGGGCATACACCGGTCATGGATAAACATAGTGTTGGTGGATTGCCGGGTAATCGCACCACCTTACTGGTGGTGCCGATCATTGCAGCCTGTGGTTTGATCATTCCGAAGACCTCCTCAAGGGCTATTACATCCCCTGCCGGTACAGCCGATACTATGGAAACCCTGGCCCCTGTAAACCTTGATACCGCAGGCATACGTCGGGTGGTAGAACGTGAGGGGGGATGTATCGTCTGGGGCGGAGCCCTTCGCTTAAGCCCCGCCGACGACATTCTGATTCGGGTTGAGCGATCGTTGGATCTCGACAGCGAGGGACAACTGGTCGCCTCGGTATTATCCAAGAAAGCTGCTGCAGGCTCAACCCATGTCGTCCTGGATATGCCCGTAGGACCCACTGCCAAAGTACGTACCTCTGAAGCAGCTAAAACCCTGAGCAATCATCTTGTGGAGGTCGGTCGTGAAGTTGGTTTGGAAGTGCGGGTGATCTTTACCGACGGTTCACAACCTGTGGGCCGTCGTATTGGACCGGCCCTGGAGGCACGGGATGTACTTTCTGTATTGCGTGGGGAAAGAGATGCTCCACAAGATCTACGTGAACGGGCGCTGCTGCTGGCCGGTCATATCCTGGAACTTTCGTCCCGTGTTCCTTCAGGTCAAGGTCAGAAAGTCGCCCAAGAGGTCCTAAATAATGGACGTGCCTGGCGTAAATTCCAGGCAATCTGCGAAGCCCAAGGTGGCATGCGTGAACCTCCTTGCGCTACCCATACCCATGTTGTAACAGCCCCATATGGAGGTCGTATTATTGGTATTGATAATCGTCGCCTGGCTCGAATCGCAAAGCTTGCCGGTGCACCAGATGCCCCGGCAGCAGGTCTCGAATTACATGCCCGCCTCGGTTCCATCATCGAAAAGGGGCAGCCGCTGTTTACCGTTCATGCTGAAACACCCGGGGAACTGGCCTACGCATTAGATTACGTAAAGGCCAATCCAAACATTTTCCACATGGAGGCGTCTGTATGA
- the mgtA gene encoding magnesium-translocating P-type ATPase, translating into MKQVPLTTLFEQLRTSERGLTSQEASRRLAEIGPNEPVPPRRTSSVVQILLFFVNPLTGILLIASFVSAFLGELLNASIIVVIVLLSVILNFIQTYRSQRAAERLRGQVASLATVLRDGNWVELPRRELVPGDIIRLTAGDLVPADARLLQAKDLHVQQAMLTGESLPVEKEAIDFSFESQSPLDARNMVFLGTSVVSGMATALVISTGSSTAFGNIAARLTARPPETEFERGIRKFSFLIMQTVFFLVLFVFLVNIILQRDPLESLLFAIALAVGLTPEFLPMITTITLTQGAVHMARQKVIVKHLAAIQNFGSIDVLCSDKTGTLTSGEMVLDQYLDPLGKRAEKVFLLAYLNSFYETGVKHPLDAAILRRGNTNPLDTAILQHDYLDVRRYRKRDEIPFDFERRRLSVVVETDGECLLITKGAPEGLLALCSTYEVNGQRYPLDPQARTKCKVTYQELSAQGYRVLAVAYRPVPPREVYSVTDEMDLVLAGFVTFFDPLVEDVPDTLQALHRDGVKVKILTGDNELVARHICSQVGLEAGRIVLGEELDRMSDPALAHVADQVTVFARVSPAQKNRIILALKRRGHVVGFLGDGINDAPSLYAADVGISVATGVDVAKDAADIILLERGLQVLHSGIIEGRKAFGNVMKYLLMGTSSNFGNMFSMAGASLFLPFLPMLPMQILLNNFLYDLAQVTIPTDNVDPTFTHKPRRWNISIIRDFMVFIGPISSIYDFLTFFALLKLFHASETLFHTGWFIESLVTQTLVLFIIRTAGNPLQSRPSFPLTSTTLLVVFIGILLPFTPLAVPLGFTPLPGTYFIFLISVTSTYLLLVELAKRRLMRPLLS; encoded by the coding sequence ATGAAGCAAGTCCCCTTAACGACTCTCTTTGAGCAGTTACGTACTTCTGAGCGGGGTTTGACCAGCCAGGAGGCAAGTCGGCGCCTGGCTGAGATTGGTCCGAACGAACCGGTTCCCCCACGACGTACTTCTAGTGTTGTACAAATATTACTTTTCTTTGTGAATCCATTGACCGGTATCCTGCTGATCGCCAGCTTTGTCTCTGCCTTCCTTGGAGAACTCCTCAATGCTTCTATCATCGTCGTCATAGTACTGCTGAGTGTCATCCTCAACTTCATTCAGACCTACCGCTCCCAGCGTGCTGCTGAGCGACTTCGTGGACAGGTAGCCTCCCTAGCTACGGTCCTTCGTGATGGGAACTGGGTTGAGCTGCCCCGGCGTGAGTTAGTTCCAGGTGATATTATCCGCTTGACGGCCGGGGATCTGGTACCTGCTGATGCACGCTTACTTCAAGCCAAAGATCTCCACGTCCAGCAAGCTATGCTCACCGGAGAATCGTTGCCGGTTGAGAAGGAGGCCATCGATTTCAGTTTTGAGTCACAATCCCCCCTTGATGCGCGCAATATGGTGTTCCTAGGTACTTCGGTTGTAAGCGGAATGGCAACTGCGTTGGTTATTTCGACAGGTTCGTCGACCGCATTCGGTAATATTGCCGCACGTCTTACAGCCCGACCACCTGAAACCGAGTTTGAGCGAGGTATTCGAAAATTTAGTTTTTTGATTATGCAGACTGTTTTTTTCCTGGTGCTTTTCGTGTTCCTGGTAAACATTATCCTGCAACGAGATCCGCTGGAATCCTTACTCTTTGCCATCGCCCTGGCTGTCGGGTTAACCCCAGAGTTCTTGCCCATGATCACAACGATCACTCTCACACAGGGTGCTGTTCACATGGCGCGGCAGAAGGTTATCGTTAAACATCTGGCTGCCATTCAAAACTTTGGTAGTATTGATGTGCTCTGCAGCGACAAGACGGGTACTTTGACCAGCGGAGAGATGGTCCTTGATCAGTATCTTGACCCTCTTGGGAAGAGAGCTGAGAAGGTTTTCCTGCTTGCTTACCTCAATAGTTTTTACGAGACAGGAGTTAAGCACCCTCTCGACGCAGCGATTCTACGAAGGGGGAATACAAACCCCCTCGATACGGCTATCTTGCAGCATGATTACCTGGATGTGCGAAGATATCGCAAGCGCGATGAAATTCCTTTCGATTTTGAACGGCGACGGCTCTCTGTGGTAGTTGAGACCGATGGTGAGTGCTTGCTGATTACTAAGGGTGCCCCTGAGGGTCTCTTAGCTCTCTGCTCCACTTATGAAGTAAATGGACAGCGCTATCCCTTAGACCCACAGGCAAGGACGAAGTGTAAGGTCACGTACCAGGAGCTCAGTGCCCAGGGGTATCGCGTGCTGGCAGTCGCTTACCGACCTGTACCACCCCGAGAGGTCTATAGTGTAACTGATGAGATGGATCTGGTACTCGCGGGCTTCGTAACATTTTTCGATCCTCTTGTGGAGGATGTCCCTGATACATTGCAAGCACTCCACCGAGATGGGGTGAAGGTGAAGATTCTGACCGGTGATAATGAACTGGTTGCCCGACATATTTGCTCACAGGTAGGGTTAGAAGCAGGTCGTATCGTATTGGGAGAGGAACTTGACCGGATGAGCGACCCAGCGCTGGCCCACGTGGCTGACCAGGTCACGGTGTTTGCCCGTGTATCACCGGCTCAGAAAAACCGTATTATTCTCGCCTTGAAGCGTCGTGGTCATGTGGTGGGTTTTCTCGGGGATGGCATCAATGACGCTCCCTCCCTCTACGCCGCCGATGTTGGTATATCGGTTGCTACAGGAGTAGACGTTGCCAAGGATGCTGCGGATATCATCCTACTTGAGCGTGGTTTACAAGTCCTGCACAGCGGTATCATCGAGGGGCGCAAGGCCTTCGGCAATGTGATGAAATATCTACTTATGGGTACCAGTTCCAATTTCGGAAATATGTTCAGTATGGCAGGAGCCTCTCTGTTCTTGCCGTTTTTGCCCATGTTGCCGATGCAAATTTTACTCAACAACTTTCTCTACGACCTCGCCCAGGTGACCATCCCGACCGATAACGTCGACCCTACCTTTACCCATAAACCCCGACGCTGGAATATTTCCATCATCCGCGATTTTATGGTGTTCATCGGTCCAATCAGTTCCATTTATGATTTTCTGACATTTTTCGCGCTGCTGAAACTCTTCCATGCCTCAGAGACACTCTTTCATACGGGCTGGTTTATCGAGTCGTTGGTTACTCAGACGCTTGTACTCTTTATCATCCGAACAGCCGGTAATCCATTGCAGAGTCGACCCAGTTTCCCCCTGACGAGCACCACCCTTCTGGTAGTCTTCATTGGCATCCTGCTTCCATTCACCCCCCTGGCCGTCCCACTCGGCTTCACCCCGCTGCCGGGTACCTACTTTATCTTCCTTATCAGCGTAACGAGTACTTATTTGCTGCTCGTCGAGCTGGCCAAGCGTCGCTTGATGAGACCTCTTCTAAGTTGA
- a CDS encoding TIGR02757 family protein: MNLNPLYLKNLHSHQLKEYLEKLYQQYNSSFLSNDPLEFVHRFQDPRDQEIVGLLASCLAYGNVKQIRASVQKILAVLGEKPYHYVITFNPELQGADFDSFVHRFTQGKDIVCLVYLLQQVLLKHGSLGNYFLQGYSAREKTIRSALTRFVEGLLRLPFPGGYVRQNRISEGIWYLLPSPAGGSACKRLNLFLRWMVRRGDQLDLGLWVEVSPRQLVVPLDVHVGRIARNLGLTTRKTEDWKTAEEITDRLRMFDPEDPVKYDFALSHMGISGDLIL, encoded by the coding sequence GTGAACCTTAATCCGTTATACCTTAAAAACTTGCATTCCCATCAACTTAAAGAGTATTTAGAAAAACTGTATCAACAGTACAATTCATCTTTCCTTTCCAACGATCCTTTAGAATTCGTGCACCGATTCCAGGATCCGCGGGATCAGGAAATTGTAGGATTGCTTGCTTCCTGTCTGGCGTATGGAAATGTAAAACAAATTCGGGCCAGTGTTCAAAAGATTCTGGCCGTTTTGGGAGAAAAGCCGTATCATTATGTTATCACGTTCAATCCAGAATTACAGGGAGCCGACTTCGATTCCTTTGTACATCGGTTTACCCAGGGAAAAGATATAGTTTGTCTGGTGTATTTGTTGCAACAGGTTCTCCTGAAGCATGGAAGCCTGGGAAATTACTTCCTACAAGGCTATAGTGCCCGGGAGAAAACCATACGGTCTGCTCTAACCCGGTTTGTAGAAGGCTTATTAAGGTTGCCTTTTCCAGGGGGTTATGTACGGCAGAATCGGATCTCCGAAGGAATCTGGTACCTGCTGCCTTCTCCTGCCGGTGGGAGTGCTTGTAAGCGGTTGAATTTGTTTCTTCGATGGATGGTTCGCCGGGGAGATCAGCTAGATTTGGGACTGTGGGTAGAGGTTTCACCCCGTCAATTGGTAGTCCCCCTGGATGTTCACGTAGGAAGAATAGCCAGGAACCTGGGTCTTACAACCCGAAAAACAGAGGATTGGAAAACGGCTGAGGAAATTACAGATCGTTTAAGAATGTTCGATCCAGAAGATCCGGTTAAATATGATTTTGCCCTCTCCCATATGGGGATCTCAGGAGATTTGATATTATGA
- the gltX gene encoding glutamate--tRNA ligase codes for MKIRTRFAPSPTGHLHIGGARTALFNWLFARKNQGIFLLRIEDTDVERSTLESVQGILDGLKWLGLIWDEGPYYQSQRLELYQHHVQQLLQAGKAYRCYCTPEELEAKRKQALQEGKPLRYDGKCRELKEEPIGKPFAIRFKAPQTGRILIQDLIRGPITYEVTELDDLIIQRSDGMPTYNFCVVVDDVTMEITHVIRGDDHLNNTPRQILLYEAFGYPIPQFAHVPMILGPDKTRLSKRHGATSVLAYREMGYLPQALVNYLVRLGWSYGDQEIFSVPELIEKFSLENVGKAPAVFNPEKLLWLNHHYIKATEPAELARLLIPFLEKKGFKVEEGPWLTRVVQTLQERSKTLVEMADRAEFYFQETIPYQEKVVQKFFRKETVEALQELIRDLEQLESFEEKELEKIFRNIIDRKGLKLADIAQPVRIALTGGTASPGLFEIMAILGKERVLKRIKQVIEFFYSHLNR; via the coding sequence ATGAAGATAAGAACTCGATTTGCACCCAGCCCCACCGGACATTTGCATATCGGTGGGGCCAGAACAGCCCTTTTTAACTGGCTTTTTGCCCGTAAAAATCAAGGAATTTTCCTTTTAAGGATTGAAGATACAGACGTAGAAAGATCCACCCTGGAATCCGTGCAGGGGATTCTGGATGGATTGAAATGGTTAGGTTTAATCTGGGATGAAGGACCGTATTATCAATCTCAACGGCTTGAACTTTATCAACACCACGTACAACAGCTCTTACAGGCCGGAAAAGCGTACCGCTGCTACTGTACTCCTGAAGAACTGGAAGCGAAAAGAAAGCAGGCCCTTCAAGAAGGAAAACCTCTCCGATATGACGGTAAGTGTAGGGAATTGAAGGAAGAGCCTATAGGAAAACCCTTTGCCATTCGATTCAAAGCTCCCCAAACGGGCCGTATCCTTATTCAGGATCTAATTCGAGGTCCGATCACCTATGAGGTGACCGAGCTGGACGATCTCATTATTCAGCGCTCCGATGGAATGCCGACGTATAATTTCTGCGTGGTTGTAGACGATGTGACCATGGAAATTACCCATGTAATTCGGGGAGACGATCACTTAAATAATACCCCCCGACAGATTTTACTTTATGAAGCATTTGGGTATCCCATACCCCAATTTGCCCATGTTCCCATGATTTTAGGCCCGGATAAAACCCGACTCAGTAAAAGACATGGAGCCACTTCGGTCCTCGCCTATCGGGAAATGGGCTACCTCCCCCAGGCCCTGGTGAATTATCTGGTTCGATTAGGATGGTCCTACGGAGATCAGGAGATCTTTTCGGTACCGGAATTAATCGAAAAGTTCTCTCTGGAAAATGTAGGTAAAGCCCCGGCGGTTTTTAACCCGGAAAAACTCCTCTGGCTAAACCACCATTATATTAAAGCGACGGAACCGGCCGAGTTAGCAAGGTTGCTCATTCCCTTTCTGGAAAAGAAGGGTTTTAAGGTGGAGGAAGGACCCTGGCTAACCCGAGTGGTACAAACACTCCAGGAACGGAGCAAGACTCTGGTGGAGATGGCAGACCGGGCAGAATTTTATTTTCAGGAAACGATTCCTTATCAGGAAAAGGTCGTACAGAAATTTTTTAGGAAGGAAACGGTGGAAGCGCTACAGGAATTAATCCGGGACCTGGAACAGTTGGAATCTTTTGAAGAAAAAGAACTTGAGAAGATTTTCCGGAATATAATAGACCGAAAGGGACTCAAATTGGCAGATATTGCCCAGCCCGTTCGCATTGCTTTAACAGGTGGAACCGCAAGTCCAGGACTCTTTGAGATCATGGCGATCTTGGGAAAAGAACGGGTGCTAAAGCGGATAAAACAGGTTATTGAATTTTTTTATTCCCATCTGAATAGATAA
- a CDS encoding glutamine--tRNA ligase/YqeY domain fusion protein, which translates to MSTTDFTPPPNFIRDIIVKDLETNKYGGRVATRFPPEPNGYLHIGHAKSICLNFGLAAEFGGVCHLRFDDTDPTKESIEYVESIKSDVRWLGFDWGDHLYYASDYFEKLYEYAVQLIKKGKAYVDSLSAEEIREYRGTLTEPGRESPYRNRSVEENLDLFRRMRAGEFEDGTHVLRAKIDMASPNLLMRDPVLYRIRRVTHYRTGDQWCIYPMYDFAHCLSDSIERITHSICTLEFENNRPLYDWILNELNVEWHPQQIEFARLNLSYTVMSKRKLLELVEQGYVTGWDDPRMPTLAGLRRRGYTPEAIRNFCERIGVAKRDSLVDIALLEHCIREDLNKRAPRVMAVLKPLRVVIVNYPENQVEELEALNNPEDLSMGSRKVPFSRVLYIERDDFRENPPKEFFRLAPGREVRLRYAYYITCVDVIKDERTGEVIELRCTYDPKTRGGGSPDGRKVKATLHWVSAPHSLEAEVRLYDHLFLKPNPSDEEDGLDFKAHLNPNSLITLKSCRIEPSLAGAVPGSHYQFERQGYFCVDPDSSSKTLVFNRTVALRDSWAKIEKALQGK; encoded by the coding sequence ATGAGTACAACCGATTTTACTCCTCCTCCTAACTTTATTCGGGATATCATCGTGAAAGATTTGGAGACCAACAAGTATGGAGGCCGTGTGGCGACCCGATTTCCACCGGAACCCAACGGTTACTTGCATATCGGACACGCCAAATCCATCTGTCTTAATTTTGGTCTTGCCGCCGAATTTGGTGGGGTTTGTCATTTGAGGTTCGATGATACCGATCCTACTAAAGAAAGTATCGAGTATGTTGAATCGATTAAATCGGATGTTCGATGGCTTGGATTCGATTGGGGAGATCATCTGTACTATGCTTCGGATTACTTTGAGAAGCTATACGAGTATGCCGTACAACTAATTAAAAAAGGTAAAGCGTACGTTGATAGTCTTAGTGCAGAGGAAATCAGAGAATATCGGGGTACTTTAACGGAACCCGGTAGGGAAAGCCCATATCGGAATCGTTCGGTAGAAGAGAATCTGGATTTGTTCCGGCGCATGCGGGCAGGAGAATTCGAAGACGGAACCCATGTTCTTCGGGCAAAGATCGATATGGCCTCTCCCAACCTGCTTATGCGAGATCCGGTTCTCTATCGTATTAGACGGGTAACCCATTACAGAACCGGGGACCAGTGGTGTATCTATCCCATGTATGACTTTGCTCATTGTCTTTCAGATTCCATTGAACGCATCACCCATTCTATCTGTACCCTGGAATTTGAAAATAATCGCCCGTTATATGACTGGATACTTAATGAGTTGAATGTTGAATGGCATCCTCAGCAAATCGAGTTCGCCCGCCTTAATCTTAGCTATACGGTAATGAGTAAGAGAAAGCTTCTAGAATTAGTGGAGCAAGGATATGTTACCGGTTGGGATGATCCCCGGATGCCTACCCTGGCAGGTTTAAGAAGGCGTGGTTACACACCAGAGGCTATCCGGAACTTTTGTGAACGTATCGGAGTGGCCAAACGCGATAGTCTTGTTGATATTGCTCTGCTTGAGCATTGTATCCGGGAGGACTTGAATAAGCGGGCTCCACGGGTTATGGCCGTGTTGAAGCCGCTTAGGGTTGTGATTGTTAACTATCCGGAAAACCAGGTGGAAGAGTTGGAGGCTTTAAACAATCCGGAAGATCTGAGTATGGGGTCCAGAAAGGTTCCTTTCTCGCGGGTGCTGTATATCGAACGGGATGATTTTCGTGAAAACCCCCCGAAAGAGTTCTTCCGATTGGCTCCAGGTCGTGAGGTACGCCTGCGATATGCTTACTATATCACCTGCGTAGACGTGATTAAGGATGAACGAACCGGCGAAGTGATCGAACTTCGCTGTACCTATGATCCCAAAACCCGAGGGGGTGGATCTCCAGATGGACGTAAGGTTAAAGCAACTTTACATTGGGTCTCGGCGCCCCATTCTCTGGAAGCCGAAGTACGTTTATATGATCATCTCTTTCTAAAACCAAACCCCAGCGATGAAGAAGATGGTTTAGATTTTAAAGCGCATTTGAATCCGAACTCATTGATCACATTGAAATCATGTCGGATAGAACCCAGTCTGGCAGGTGCGGTACCCGGAAGTCATTATCAGTTCGAGAGGCAGGGCTATTTTTGCGTTGACCCTGATTCTTCCTCTAAAACCCTCGTCTTTAATCGAACAGTAGCACTGCGAGATTCATGGGCTAAGATCGAGAAAGCTCTGCAAGGAAAGTAA
- a CDS encoding DsbA family protein, with amino-acid sequence MRNIKFILLVIILSGFVVLGLAGSEDKKDLEELKANQQAILQRLEKLEKGQEEITSLQKEILAKLDHIIREEASVFPPLRKALEAREANEVDYSKVYTIPLGNSPVKGPDSASITIVEFSDFQCPFCNRATHVVDQVLKTYPDKIKFVYKQFPIPSLHEHAINASKASLAAHKQGKFWEMHDLLFKNSPELQEEKLMEYAQSLNLDMEQFKKDYASPEIEEELQEDMKLGEEVEIRGTPTFFVNGKRLPSWSFDTFQKAIEGELDKK; translated from the coding sequence ATGCGGAATATAAAATTTATTCTTCTCGTTATTATTTTATCAGGTTTTGTCGTTTTAGGCCTGGCAGGATCCGAGGATAAAAAAGATCTGGAAGAGCTGAAGGCCAATCAACAGGCTATTCTCCAAAGGTTAGAAAAGCTGGAAAAGGGACAGGAAGAGATTACCTCCCTACAAAAGGAGATTTTGGCGAAACTGGATCACATTATTCGGGAAGAGGCTTCTGTTTTTCCTCCGCTTCGCAAAGCACTGGAAGCCAGAGAAGCTAACGAAGTTGATTACTCGAAAGTATATACCATTCCCCTTGGGAATTCGCCTGTAAAAGGACCGGATTCGGCTTCCATTACCATTGTGGAATTCTCAGACTTTCAATGTCCTTTCTGTAATCGGGCCACCCATGTGGTGGATCAGGTTTTAAAAACCTACCCCGATAAAATTAAATTTGTCTACAAACAGTTTCCTATTCCCAGTCTTCATGAACATGCTATAAACGCTTCTAAAGCCTCGCTGGCTGCCCATAAACAGGGGAAGTTTTGGGAGATGCATGATCTCCTGTTTAAGAATTCCCCAGAACTCCAGGAGGAAAAGCTCATGGAGTATGCACAAAGCTTAAATTTAGACATGGAGCAATTCAAAAAAGATTATGCCTCGCCAGAGATAGAAGAAGAGCTACAAGAGGACATGAAGTTGGGAGAAGAAGTAGAGATTCGGGGAACCCCGACTTTCTTTGTAAATGGGAAACGATTACCTTCCTGGTCCTTTGACACTTTCCAGAAGGCTATTGAAGGGGAATTGGATAAAAAATAA